In Bacillus sp. KH172YL63, one genomic interval encodes:
- the motS gene encoding flagellar motor protein MotS: MMRRRKQPSPPPGAPKWMVTFSDLITLILVFFILLFSMSQIDIVKFRTIADSFQQRQILEFYPSVIPNENPSDAQVAKDGDKGKEHDLSQLLADIQSYLKENQLNDVIVATRTERGVVLVLQEQALFDSGEATVLPDAYPFLNKVGDLLERIPNFVKVEGHTDNRPISTYQYPSNWELSSARASSVIRYLISNERIDPKRFIAVGYGDTRPIAPNDTAANLQKNRRVEVIITDPDYEEPS, encoded by the coding sequence ATGATGCGTAGGCGAAAGCAACCGTCTCCGCCTCCAGGTGCGCCGAAATGGATGGTCACGTTTTCTGATTTGATCACACTCATTCTTGTATTTTTTATTCTATTATTCTCGATGTCTCAAATCGATATCGTGAAGTTCAGGACAATCGCTGATTCCTTTCAGCAGCGGCAGATCCTTGAATTTTATCCTTCCGTGATTCCAAATGAGAATCCTTCGGATGCTCAGGTGGCAAAAGACGGGGATAAAGGGAAAGAGCATGATCTAAGTCAGCTGCTGGCGGATATTCAAAGCTATTTGAAGGAAAATCAATTGAATGATGTGATTGTGGCGACAAGAACGGAACGGGGTGTCGTCCTGGTTCTTCAGGAACAGGCACTGTTCGATTCTGGGGAAGCAACCGTCCTGCCGGATGCGTATCCGTTCCTGAATAAAGTCGGGGATTTGTTAGAGAGGATCCCGAACTTTGTGAAGGTGGAGGGACATACCGATAATCGTCCGATCTCTACTTATCAATATCCTTCGAACTGGGAGCTCTCCTCAGCGAGGGCGAGCAGCGTCATCCGCTATTTGATCAGCAACGAGAGAATCGATCCGAAGCGTTTCATTGCCGTCGGGTATGGAGACACCCGTCCCATTGCCCCGAATGATACGGCCGCAAATCTCCAGAAAAACAGGAGGGTGGAAGTGATCATCACCGATCCTGATTATGAAGAACCTTCGTAA
- the motP gene encoding flagellar motor protein MotP, with protein sequence MKKLDVLTPIGVLVGFLFVSIAIITNAGVSGFRSFIDLPSIFVVIGGLFGAMLVSFSVRELKQLGKVMRESFRHDEYDLQMLIRTFVTLADKARREGLLSLEAEVEAVEDPFIRKGVLLAVDGIEQDVIVDIMNAEIIALEERHRKNKSLLEKAGEYAPAWGMIGTLIGLVLMLKNLNDPSSLGPNMAIALLTTLYGVLLANLVFLPMASKLSMKTEKEVFMKQIVIEGVIGVQSGQNPRILEEKLRVFLSNEELEMYAAREQEAALDDA encoded by the coding sequence ATGAAAAAGCTTGATGTTCTTACACCAATCGGGGTTTTAGTGGGATTTTTGTTCGTATCCATCGCCATCATTACGAATGCCGGCGTCTCGGGCTTCCGTTCGTTTATCGATCTGCCGTCGATTTTCGTCGTGATCGGCGGATTATTCGGCGCCATGCTGGTCAGTTTCTCGGTCAGGGAACTGAAGCAGCTCGGGAAAGTGATGAGGGAATCGTTTCGTCATGATGAATATGATCTTCAGATGCTGATCCGGACGTTTGTCACTTTGGCTGACAAGGCAAGAAGGGAAGGTCTTCTTTCTCTCGAAGCTGAAGTGGAGGCAGTCGAGGATCCGTTTATCCGCAAAGGGGTCCTCCTGGCCGTTGACGGGATTGAGCAGGACGTGATCGTTGATATCATGAATGCTGAAATCATCGCTTTGGAAGAGAGGCACCGTAAAAATAAGAGCTTATTGGAAAAAGCCGGGGAGTATGCACCTGCCTGGGGGATGATCGGCACGTTGATCGGACTTGTCCTCATGCTGAAGAATCTGAATGATCCTTCCTCATTGGGGCCGAATATGGCGATTGCGTTGTTAACGACACTGTACGGGGTGCTGCTTGCGAATCTCGTATTCCTGCCGATGGCATCCAAACTTTCTATGAAAACTGAAAAAGAAGTGTTCATGAAGCAAATCGTGATCGAAGGGGTCATCGGGGTGCAATCGGGTCAAAATCCGAGGATCCTTGAAGAAAAGCTCCGGGTATTCCTGTCGAATGAGGAACTGGAGATGTATGCAGCGAGGGAGCAGGAGGCGGCTTTAGATGATGCGTAG
- the ccpA gene encoding catabolite control protein A, producing MNITIYDVAREANVSMATVSRVVNGNPNVKPATRKKVLEVIDRLGYRPNAVARGLASKKTTTVGVIIPDISNIFYAELARGIEDIATMYKYNIILSNSDQNAEKELHLLNTMLGKQVDGILFLGGHISEEHVQEFERSPVPIVLAGAVEETNKIPSVNIDYKAAAYDAVSDLLEKGHKRIGFVSGPFHDTINMKFKLEGYREALAKAGVEYSDDLVIEGDYTYDSGLEAWQKFSELVDKPTAVFVGNDETALGVVHGAQDQGVSIPEDVEIISFDNTRLAMMVRPQLTSVVQPLYDIGAVAMRLLTKYMNKETVEESTVVLPHRLEHRNSTK from the coding sequence ATGAACATTACAATATATGATGTAGCGAGAGAAGCGAATGTGTCGATGGCGACGGTTTCCCGTGTCGTGAATGGCAATCCGAACGTAAAACCGGCAACAAGAAAGAAGGTACTTGAGGTCATTGACCGACTTGGTTACCGTCCGAACGCCGTGGCTCGAGGTCTTGCGAGCAAGAAGACGACGACAGTAGGGGTCATCATCCCGGATATTTCGAACATTTTCTATGCAGAGCTGGCCCGTGGGATTGAGGATATCGCCACGATGTATAAATACAATATCATCCTGAGCAACTCGGATCAAAATGCCGAGAAAGAGCTTCACCTTCTGAACACGATGCTTGGTAAGCAGGTGGACGGGATCCTGTTCCTTGGCGGTCACATTTCTGAAGAGCACGTTCAGGAGTTTGAACGTTCACCTGTGCCGATCGTACTTGCAGGTGCGGTGGAAGAGACGAATAAAATTCCTTCCGTCAATATCGATTACAAGGCGGCTGCATATGATGCGGTATCCGACCTGCTTGAGAAAGGGCATAAACGCATCGGATTCGTAAGCGGTCCTTTCCACGATACGATCAACATGAAATTCAAGCTTGAAGGATATCGAGAGGCACTTGCGAAAGCAGGTGTTGAATACAGCGATGACCTTGTCATTGAAGGCGACTACACATATGATTCAGGACTTGAAGCATGGCAGAAGTTCTCTGAACTTGTGGACAAGCCGACAGCTGTATTCGTCGGGAACGATGAAACGGCCCTTGGTGTCGTTCATGGCGCCCAGGACCAAGGCGTGTCCATCCCTGAAGATGTGGAAATCATCAGCTTTGATAACACAAGATTAGCCATGATGGTCAGACCTCAATTGACTTCCGTCGTGCAGCCTTTATATGATATCGGCGCCGTCGCTATGAGATTGCTGACGAAATATATGAATAAAGAAACGGTCGAGGAATCGACAGTCGTCCTTCCTCACCGCCTGGAACACCGCAACTCAACAAAGTAA